A segment of the Xenopus tropicalis strain Nigerian chromosome 6, UCB_Xtro_10.0, whole genome shotgun sequence genome:
gccaccttaaggttttCGGAATTAATAGGTAAGTGGCACCTAGTGCCAGCTATATGATTGTACACTCTTACAAGTCCAGCTAAAATTATTACTGTTAAAACCTACCATTTACTGATGGATATTTTAGTttcataattttgttaaaatatgCAGTATTACcacaaataaatgataaaataagagTTATCGGCAAAGCAGTATCAGTGCTTTCTACATTGCATGGTTTCCAAAACTTCATTTCACGATTTCTTTCATTTCAAAGTAGAAATGAAATAGTTAACAAATTAATGGGGACTAGCAGGCTATTGTCCATACAAGCCACAGTTTAATTTCTAACCCTACAATAACAAGAGGTGTAAAAACCACCATTGACTTCATCGTAATGTAATACAATTAACTAAAACTaacttttttaaaacaaaataaataaaagcagtttACTGGCATTTAAAATAGGCTTGTGTGTGCAGGGTTTGACTTGAATTGAATACACATGTTGTGTACTCTGGATATTTGATCCATGATGGATTTTAGCCTCATTTATGACAAGCAAGTTAAGGCTGAAGTTAGAAAAGGGGGCACCAGGCAATGCAATAAGTCTGTGGGCCCAGCATGAGTTGGGGGATAACCCATATACATCAAGAATGTACAACTGTTGAACctccagttaaggtggccatacacgtggcgatccgacgatgtttcgtacgaccatcggtcgcacgaaacatcgtaagatccgccacacaccattcagggctgaatcggcaggtaaggaggtagaaacaataggatttctacctccttctgccgattcagctctgaagggagaattttggtcaggcgccttctatggcgcccgatcaaaattttcaaacttgtccgatcggcgagtcgtccgatatcggcagcttcctgcgatatcggtcgactcgccgacatgccatacacgcaccgattatcgtacgaaacgaggtttcgtacgataatatcggtgcgtgtatggccacctttagttttgtaATATGACTCCCGATATCATTGCTAAGTAGGATACAGGGAGTTAAATGTTGTAATTGTAAAAACaattataatttaaaatttttcCCAGAAGGGGAATTTTGAGATCTCAGGACAAAGTTCCAACCCTAAAACTGGGATAGAAATCCTTTAATATAGGCCCAATGCCCAGGGCATCCAGCTTAAGTGCCCAATAATATAGAGGTGAGTCTTTTAAGTGTGGCCCTAAGGAAAAGTGCTGTATACTTAGGTATACTGAAGGTTCTAGCATTGAccttttatattatttgcttGTTAATGACCTAGAGACATTATATTGAGAGACCAATCCTATGTCTGCAGATGGTGTTAAACTGTGTATAGGAGGGAATTACAGCAGTTCCAAAACAATGGCAGGCAGGACCCTGTTTGTAAGCTATGTACACTTATTTACAGTGCTGCAGAAAATGTTagcacttcataaataaatgtaataacaataataatggggTTTGTTGCTCAACATGCTAGCAATGCAGATAAAATGGGGACCTACTGTCAAGAACAATGAAGGTGAAATATATGGGTGAGTACTAATCTGATGCTGTGGAATTATAGTATAAGAATATTACagctattttttatatataaatatacataaccATATTATGTGCTAATAGAGGACTGTCACATAAAGGGGAACCTAAACACAAGAATTCTGAAGACAATTTGCTAGGGCACTGGACAACTTGATAGTTTGTCATACATGTAGCAGATGTGcgataagcaaaaaaaaaaatatttccctttctaTTAAATGCTGCTTACTAATAAATGGTCATTGCATTTTAATTTATACTTTTACCAGGCTGGGTACAttcttttgttgttgttattattaatgaAATGTCTTTATTAGTGATggatgaaataatttgccaggcatggatttgcagcgaatttccatgtttcgctaTTGGTGGATTTGACACGTCAAAAAAATGCTGTGTGCTTCAATGTTTGGACGCGAGTCATTTTTTATGTGTGCGATAATTTTTTGTCGCATggcaaattttgtgaattttctggcttttgcaagattcgcaatttttttgaaaaccgaaacaggacagattcgctcatcactagtctttatATCACTTTCAGTAATACCTATCTGCTTTTTGTTTCCTCTTATTAGAAAAGTCTGTTTTCTCAGTAGTTCTTctcaagaaagctccaaagttATTGTGATGATTTAATGCAAATAAATAGCAATATCAAAGGAAACAATTGctgtttatttttctaattacAGAGAACGCACATTATAAcacactccttctctctctctgtattgcACCCAGCACCATTCTCAAATGACTTATTGGAATGAAGCTCTGACTTCTCTGCCCTTTAAGGGCTGGGTAGGGCGGTGATTGGCCAGCACAGGACAAGCTTCTTCCCCCTCGGCAGAAGACAGAATCCTGCGGAACAAGTTTatctaaggaaaaaaaatagtggTTGACAATAACCTAACACTCATCCAAATTCAAGCTATACAGCAAAGCAGGGATATTCAGACTATTCCAGTGCAAATGACTGGGGCAGCCAGACAAGGGCAAAGCACATGCAATCATAAATGAGGTCCTTCAGACCTAAAAATATAGTATATCATTGGAGTTCAGTGTTAAAATAGCAGGGCATATGAACTTATTGCAGACCTTAGCACTGACTAGCAATACCTGGAACAAAGCATAGGCaatggtaatttttttatttgtagtttatgTATCTGTGGTGTATGGAGTGCAAGCCCTTGTGTATGCAGGTTTATGCAGGTTTAGAAGTAACTATGTACCATCTTTGTGTTATTTCTGGTCTGCAAGGAAGGTTCTGTGAATTTAAAATCTCTCTCTGAACTTGCTTTTGAGTTCTGAAACATCTAGAGCATCTAGACTAACTCTACAGTACATACAGCATGTTTTATTAACGTAGGAGTATCTGTCATGCTTTCTTACAAATCATATGTACTTACCTGCTCAGAGCTAGCACTTATTGGTTCCTTGAATATAATCCAGGTCACACACTCAAGCAGAGGAGGATGAGTCAAAGATCCTTGGTAAGTCCAGTAGTCCATGGAAGCAGGCAGTAAAGTTGAAGCATCAAAATTTGTAAAAGCTGCTTGTTTACCCTAAAACCAAATTATAATGTCAAAATTAAGAGCAATACTTGACTTTGCCCAGACTGTTTTATAGTGCCTCATACAGGTAGCTCAGAATGGTGGTTATAATTAACCTTTAGAAAACAATATTACTGGGATATGAACCTAGAATTGTTACCATACCTTCAAAACCTACCATTTGCACCCAAATCATATTATTGACATTGTAGACCTTCATAAGTTTAATAAGCTACACAGATAAAGACTAAAACCCATGCCTATAGATCCTATAAGACTGTATACAGTGTTACATGCAGTTTATGCTATTTGTAATCCATGCAGAATTGAAAGGTGCATTGGTTTAATACCTTGCAAAAAATGTAGTAATAATATTAGGTAAATATGGTGGCCTAATTAATACTGGCTAACAAAAGTACAATACAGGAAGGAAGGGGACACAAGCGCTTATTTGCAAAAAGTGGCGCATAATAGTACAAGTGCCAGCCAACTAATATCTCATAATATCTATTGCTATATGAGAATTTATTTATTCAACACCATGTGCCCTGTAATATGAGTACAAGGAGGGATCAAGTGTCCTACTCACAACCAACCAAAAGTAAGGGAGGAAGATGTTAAGTATCTTTATATATTGCCAGCAAGAAACATTATCCACTGCATCCCAGCAATATTGTAAATAAAAGGTGGGAAAACACATGTATTGCTTTGCTTTTCCAAAGTCACCTAAAGTTGTCTCGCAAGGAAACTCTGGGTGACTTAGTGACCTGTATGTTGTCCCACTGGCGATATaaattattgccagtggaaaagcatttgtaggagattagtcacccacagaaGATTTATTGTAATCTCCTTGTGTGGCATTGCTCTAAAGATAAAGGAAAGGTTCAAACTatgtaagcttcatcagaaaggtcttgGTAAATACACCCACACACAGCACACGTGAGCTTTGCCACCTACGGTTAAATGTGGCCACTGCAGGTGACAGATCTCCCcagaatgctttcccactggcaataaagtgaatcgccagtgggaaatcATAcaagtagctttccttctcctttaatatgtagtGTATACTGAATGCTTTACTTCTGATTCCCTGGACTACCCTTCATAGCCTGTATACTCAATGCAGTATAGttttattgtaataaaaatgtattttttgagtcctttcattttgtaaaatataataaaatgcatttatttatccTACGTTTTGTAACAAACAACTTACCTTTGCAGCAATCAGCTCCAGGGCTTCAACTACTCTCTGCAGGCCTGGATGGGAACTGCCAACCTGTAATAAACAGAAAGCAAAGCTGTATAGGATAGGGGCACACTAAAGGGCCATTAAGGGCAatagcacacagggagatttgttgcctgcaataaatctgcACAACTGTGGACAAGAAATCTACTGAAATTGCCTTGCCCTTTGATTACCTACGGATCGCCCCAAGTACAGCACATTACTTACTTACACATTGTgtcaaaattctgcatttagagCAATATGTTATTGTATTTCATAATGGGCAAAACTGCCTTTAATAGTCAAGAAATATAATTAGAAGAAGAAATATGAAAGGTAGAATAAAGATAGGGCTTTTCAAAGAATCTTAAAATGCTCTTAGTTTTGTGGGGCTGTCAAATTGGTGGTCTGTGGACTAGATTTGCTACtccaaaaaagtggaaaaaattgAACAATTTTGGTCTACTAGAATATCCACTATTTTGTTTGCTTGAGAACTGATTGTCAATGCATTTTTAACAGAATCAAATATTGACCAGATAAGGACTGTTCAGGTTTGCTTTTCTTGTTAAATAAAACAAAGGCAGCACTACAGAGCTCATTTtccatatgtatgtataactttatttataacatgccacaaggatacacagcactgtacactGTTACAGATTCATCTCTCTATATACAGTTATGCAATTGGTTATATGCACATTCACTATACAGGAaactctgaattataggaaggctatttttcatagactccattttaatcaaatgatcaacatttttaaatcatatctgcttttcctctgtaataataaaacagacccTTGTACCTgataataagatataattaatatttggaggcaaaataatcctattgggtataattaatattaaaatactttttgtcaCTTCACATTACTTACCTTTATGAAAACTGTAACAACAGCGCATCCATCGGGATTCTTAGATGCCTCTGCAAAGCTTGAATATTTGTCTGAATTCCAGTGAACCAGATGTAACTAATACAAGGGAAAGAAAATACAGGAAAgtaatatttaacttttttttttactcatattGATTTTGGATATTTGTTTCCTAAAGGAAGGAATAGTAGCATGAGAGCATAGGCAGGGAGTGATGTCACTTGTAGAGGAAATGACGTCACACGTAGAGAAAGTGAAGTCACATACAGcatgagtgatgtcacttccacaacCTGTGACACGCCGGACCTAAATATGGCCCTGACCACATGCCTCTAACAGACAAGTTAACTACAAGACGCcagctggaatatgaataagatgCTTTTATTGCAGTCACAAGGCACTCAACAGCCTTTCTCTGAACTTTGTATTGTCACTGGCTGATAATCATGTAATTCAGGCCTTTATCAGCAGATGTATAAAATGAGACTGATGTATCACTGGTCTAAGGGTTTGTGTCAAATATGACCCTTGACTTCCATTTGAGGGTTGCTTATGGGTTGCATTGGTACATTAGACTCTTTCACACATTTTGCAGTAGATATGGAGAAAGTATATGACTCTTGAACGAATCTTTAAATCTTTGCACACAGAGATGGTAGATAGCATTGCAACGTACCAGCGCCTCATTATTACATATCCtggcaataaaatatattatcaatAGTCAGTTACAACTATCAAGGTTCCTGTACTCACAAATAGATGCCTGGCTCCCTGAGACAGTCCTGGAACTTTTAGGGGGATAAGTACTACCCTAAAATTAACGCTTGGGTAGTTACTCTGTTGATAGGTACCAGGGTACTGACTCCAGTATCTAGTATTGCTATCTTCAGTTCCTTATGCACCTCCAACACCTTAAAATATAGTACTTTTACTGGCTCCTCTGCCAAGATGCCTGCTGGGTCCTTGCTTACGTGGATAGAGCAATACCCTCAATAGATTAGAAAAGAGTGGGGATGGGATTTCTGATGTGATGGTTTGACTACATTaaagaattctgcactgaaataagTTTTTTcaagagcaaacagatttgttttatatttaatattgaagTTTACATTGGGCTAGACATATtcattcttagtttcccaggtgtccCCAGCCATGGGTCTTGTGCTCTGATACACTTCAGTCATACGTTttgctgctgcgctgcaagttggagtgatatcacccacccccagaaataaaatgtacactatAAAATTCACTTCTATTCATCCGTACACTAatacctgttattttttttttttacctctgctGCATATCCTTTTCCATCCACAGTATGCTCTGAGCCAAAGTCATTGGAAGCTCCCCAATGGAAATGGAACTGATTCAGCCGATAGGTTGCTTTAAGAGGCCCCTGTGCTACAACTTTAAATAAAAAGGATTTAGCTTAGAAACTGCACAAAACAATTCATATTACAAATACTGAGAGTCACTATACTTTCTTTAACCTCTTCTGGTATATGCTGAAAATGTAGTACAGCAGCTACTAAGGAGATTCTGCTAACTATGTTTATTTCAGTAAACATACTGTAACAGACACAATTTTGCCCAACTATACATACTATACTACAGCTGCAGCCCTTTCCATCTTgttatactatactgtataaactgTCCCACAATGTCATTCCATTAATTCCAAATCGCCCTAATACACAAAATAGTGGAAATATATTCTATTTCCACTGATGaaacccctgacaccatcttgttgTACTATAGACACTATTCCACAATGGCAGTGCCTGCCAGTGGCCCCATCTTGCCTTAATATATACACTATTCCCACTGTTGCACCCCTCAAAGTGTGTTACAATACACACTATGCCACAGTTGCAACCCCGTTTCCTTACACCACCTTTTATTGCACTCTACATACAACTGATCTGAGGAAGGAGGTTGTCCATAGAGATAAAGTAACTGAACAAAATGGTAAATACTCTTCTTTTTTTTACCTGAGGGGTTTTCCTTGTCCTCGGCCAGCACTTGGAATGAGTGGCCCACATTGACTAGGGACTTGATAGAATCTGAATTGTAGCGAATGCTGAGAGACTTTAGAGACTCATCTGCTTTTGCTTCTCCGCTTTTAACATCGATAGGAGACTGGGAATCTCCATTGGCGATGGGATAAAGTTTATGCCACTGGTCTGGgcctaataaaaatataaaatgtaattataaaatatactGAAATATGTTTAAAACAATATAGTTTAAAAGAAAATTGCTCAAAATGTGCCAGATTCAACTTGATGAGAAAAGCTAAAGATTTTACCATAGAGCCAGATGCGATTTAGTGAGAAAAACTTCTCACTGGCCTAATGGTCCAGATTGAAATTAATGAGAAATTgttatttaatggtttatcatgtgaaaacttatggaccagattcaatttgatgagaaaggcTTATTTCCCATTTTAGTTCCAATTCTCATGGACCCAGATGCAATTCAGTTAGAAAAATGTATCTGTTTATCACTTTATTGAAGTGACTtagtgaattaggagaaaagttttttctcctcaaattgaatatTGCCCATTACATATTATGCGATAaaccatacatttgtgttttctccttgatttgaatctggcccagtttatatttacttttttatatttgagAGCAATTACACCCAACAAATTACATACAACAAGTCCGTGAGTAGTTTGTGTACCCAGCTACATGTAGAACAATAGAAGCAAAGATTGAATTGTGTTTCATAGGTTTCTCCATGCAGGGTCAGTAAATTAGCTTAGAGTGTTTTGTTTGCAGCAGGGAACATGCTAAAAAGCTAGGCAGGGGAACACAAAAACCAAGTAATAATGTTGAGCCATACAAATTTAGCGCAATGTTTCTTACGCTCTTTGGATAGGACCCAGATTGAATATGGGAATCAGCTTGGTGACCCAATATTCTGTTTCAAATGCAGAATGTATTTCCTCTTAATAGTCTCTATCACTAGATGtgttaaatgagaaaaataagagaaaaatatattttatggggCTATTGTCAACTACCCTTAAAGTAAACAGATACATTTTTCGAATTTAAGAGACTGTATACCACTTTTCTTAACATAAGTACAATAAATAGGGCTTATGTTGCACATATGTATACATGTGCTTTTTCTATTCTttgcgttaaaggagaaggaaaggctaataaagagttaatctcaagctgcaggcataccttcagttgtttcaatagtgcccttaagtctccccatatttcacttattcagatgatcagaagccaaacaggaagaaaaaacactgagctgtgtaaaaaaagttcccataatgcctcactcctgcaccaagaccgagacccgtgtacatgctcagtttgtaagactatgagccagcttccagctgattggctcagatccacattcctaagggggggagtgagttcttagcattcttgagggagaggggagcaggagaggggaaagagcagagagctgcgtgtctgtggcacatgaattacagacacaacaaatcttttgacagagaagtcagtgcagcgtttctgtgagtgcttatggctgtatttacatagacctttctgataaagcttacttagtttttacctttccttctcctttaaccaggtCAAACAGCGAACTGAAGCTACTACATGTAAGGTTCTTGTAAGGTAAATAATTAGATTGCCACAGTACAGCAAATTCCTGTGCATAATGGACTCtggctaacaaaacagtcacaacaaaggcaAAAGGAAGGGGTTGGTAATTATCtccctcacaaggaccaaacatggagtagattcagttttcctgtttagctcaacaaataattttttatgtttGAAACAATAATcgaaagtatgttcagcacaattcCTACTGATGGAagttatgttgaacaagggggtttTCTGCTCCTTTAAGAATTTTCTAGTTTTGTGGACTTTTTTAGTTTATATTGTACCTTTAAGATAAGTTTTTCCATTAATTTTATATTCTGCATCTTCTGTGTCTTCAGCcctatatattctatattgtgACTCTTAGGTCTCTTCTTTGTATCTTTGCTTATTTCTGGTTTTAAATCTCATTAATCTGTTCTTGGTATATTGTACCCTATCTCCATGGTCTGTTTGTATATCTtgcatttgtgtgtatatatgtacatt
Coding sequences within it:
- the ca1 gene encoding carbonic anhydrase 1 — encoded protein: MSSLNWGYDSHNGPDQWHKLYPIANGDSQSPIDVKSGEAKADESLKSLSIRYNSDSIKSLVNVGHSFQVLAEDKENPSVVAQGPLKATYRLNQFHFHWGASNDFGSEHTVDGKGYAAELHLVHWNSDKYSSFAEASKNPDGCAVVTVFIKVGSSHPGLQRVVEALELIAAKGKQAAFTNFDASTLLPASMDYWTYQGSLTHPPLLECVTWIIFKEPISASSEQINLFRRILSSAEGEEACPVLANHRPTQPLKGREVRASFQ